A section of the Triticum dicoccoides isolate Atlit2015 ecotype Zavitan chromosome 7A, WEW_v2.0, whole genome shotgun sequence genome encodes:
- the LOC119333152 gene encoding uncharacterized protein LOC119333152, with protein sequence MDQFHDRQHVRLRSRVLGTYLHADHDGERVSLSRRRDSLNTAWVAHIHQRADGPYLLLHSAAYGRYLGTTFKPAPLGHHGCRTEQRDYNDEPDLMSVMWKAAGAGFDDVVLLRNVAGRYLRANGRYLPWNTGVTVDNIGNISAMMYWTVEDIPAREGPPGLPGPIHTPSPGYHSLMLWRNPVVSRLIRFMLSDPHGPIYTQHCWTTLRFRGRSVFHLRDELARRIVFVLDGRQSLDLLMCVRAGHRGRLTPLVVDLPSSGYGETLWIVVFMSGTPGFAP encoded by the exons ATGGACCAGTTCCACGACAGGCAGCACGTGCGGCTGCGGAGCCGCGTGCTCGGCACGTACCTGCACGCCGACCACGACGGGGAGCGGGTCTCCCTCAGCCGGCGCCGTGACTCGCTGAACACGGCGTGGGTGGCGCACATCCACCAACGCGCCGACGGCCCGTACCTGCTCCTCCACAGCGCCGCCTACGGCCGCTACCTCGGCACCACGTTCAAGCCGGCGCCGCTCGGCCACCACGGCTGCCGCACCGAGCAGCGCGACTACAACGACGAGCCGGACCTGATGTCCGTCATGTGGAAGGCCGCCGGGGCGGGCTTCGATGACGTCGTCCTTCTCCGCAACGTCGCCGGCCGCTACCTCCGCGCCAACGGGAGGTACCTCCCCTGGAACACCGGCGTCACCGTCGACAACATAGGCAACATCAGCGCCATGATGTACTGGACCGTCGAGGACATCCCCGCCAGAGAGGGTCCGCCTGGCCTCCCAGGCCCGATCCAC AcccccagccccggataccactccCTCATGCTCTGGCGCAACCCGGTGGTGTCACGGCTGATCCGGTTCATGCTGTCCGATCCCCACGGCCCCATCTACACCCAGCACTGCTGGACCACGCTGCGGTTCAGGGGGAGGTCCGTGTTCCACCTGAGGGACGAGCTGGCCAGGCGCATCGTCTTCGTCCTGGACGGGCGTCAGTCCTTGGACCTCCTAATGTGCGTCCGAGCGGGCCACCGGGGGCGTCTGACCCCACTCGTCGTCGACCTGCCCAGCAGCGGCTACGGCGAGACCCTCTGGATTGTCGTCTTCATGTCTGGGACCCCAG GTTTTGCACCTTAG